The Moorena producens PAL-8-15-08-1 genomic interval GATATCCCCGATGCTTTCGCCATAGAAGCAATCACACTTTTAGGAGAAAAAGAACAATACAACCCTGCTTCTATAAACCAAGGTTGCCCTTGTTGGTCGATACGGAATTGACACTCCCCACGATTAGAAATCGGGGGATTCTTGGTTCACGGACTTGTCTTGCTCAACCAGGCCGGAACCAGGTTTAGTAGAGGACAAATCTCCCCAAGCGTTTTTATAAGTTCCGGTGTGCCCCACCGTACTCAAGGCTCTATTAAGTATATTTTTGGCGGCGTTGTGGTCGCGTTCGCGTAGCGTCGCCTTCGGCGAATCTAATCTACATCCACATTTACAGACATGAGTCCTGGTCGATAAGGACTTCTTTACCACTTCACCACACTCAGAACAATTTTGGCTTGTATAGGCAGGATTAACTGCAACAGTGATCCGACCAAACCTTTGACCAAAATGCTCCAACCACTCCCGAAACTGACGCCAACCTGCATCATTTATAGATTTAGCAAGGCAGTGATTTTTCACTAAGTTTTTGACCTTTAAGTCTTGCCTTACGGCACGCTTCGCGAACGTAGGCGACTAGGTCGTTAGACCGGATTACGCAACGCGCCGGAGACGAAACCTTAGAATAAAGAAGCCTTAATAACAAAGATTTAACCCTTTTATGCATAGCCGACTAACCATAAAGGCTTCTTTATTCTTACGGTAACTTCTAACCAGTCTCTTGGCGTGTTCTTTACGCTGCCTACTTATCTTAAGATGTGCCCTGCCTAATCTATTTCTGGCTTTCCGTCGGTTGGCTGTTCGCGAAGCGTGGCCTACGGCCTTACCTTTCTTTTTTCGGGATACTCGTCGCTGGCAAAACTTTACACGTTTTTCGCTTTTTCGGTAAAACCTAGGATTTGGTTCGGTGCGGCCTTCGGAATCCGTATAGAATTCTTTCAATCCTACATCTAATCCGAGAGCATAACCAGTTACTTCCAGATTTTCATAGTTGTCTACTTTTACACAGAACTGGACATAATAGCCATCAGCTCTTTTTACTATTCGTACCCGTTTGATCAGCTTTTGGTCGAACCACCATAAATCCCAGGTTCCCTTGAGTTTGACTTTCCCAATACCTTTCTTGTCGGTGAATTTTAGGGATTTTTTATCTGGGGACAACTTCCATCCAGACTGCTTATATTCAACCGAGCGATAATGTTTCTTGAACTTTGGGAAACCTTTCTTGCCGGGAACGTTCTTTTTGCAATTCTCGAAAAAACGCGCTACTGCTCGTTCTACGTTTTCCACAGACGCCTGGCAAGCATGACTATTGAGGTCTTTAACGAATTTAAACTCGTCTCTTAACTGAGTGTTGTAGCGATACAGTTCTTTTTTGCCAATTCCTTTATTGTCGATCCAATAACGAAGCACCTTGTTGCGGACAAATTTTGATGTACGAATAGCTTCGTCTACAGCTTTTTTCTGGGATTCTTTGAGAACGGCTTTGAACTCCATCACCAACACTTTAATCACCTCCTTGACTAGATTTTGCGTATACTTGTATAGTATATACACAAAATCTAGTTAATGTTTAGGACAAAGTTAAAAATAAATTCAAATACAACAAAAACATTGTTTAATAGTGTAAATACCACGTAGTATGGTGTCCCAAGTCCCGCCGGCCAGTACTTGTGGGAGAGGTGGAAGCAAAATTAAAAGAACTCCTTCACCAAATAGCAAAGGAGATTCAAGTCGAAATCATTGAACTGGAAGTGATGCCTGAGCATGTTCACCTACTCTGTGAATGCGAACCTCAGTTTGGCATCCACAGAGTGGTTAAACGATTTAAAGGGGCAACCAGCAGGTACCTAAGAGTTCAATTTCCTCACTTGAAAAGTCGGTTACCTACCTTGTGGACTAATTCTTACTTTCTGTCCACAGTTGGAGGAGCACCACTTGAGACAATCAAAAGGTACGTGCAAAATCAAAAAGAGGTAATGGGAATAAATTCCTGTTCGGGCTAACCCCATAAATGGAATTTAGGGGCTTGCGCCCTCAGGGTTTCCGGTCAAAAAGACTGTAGTGCCGACAGCCCAACGCCTGATGACACATCTTAGCTACTGCCTGAACTGGCTTGGTTACAGGGTCACTAGGGTCTAGCATCCAAGCCTTAACACCATCCTTAGCAGTCAAACTCAAGTTGCCATCTTCTGTTCGTTTTAGTTTATCCTCATAGTTGCGAATCGGGTGGTCATGGGGATTCACCAGATACTCTTCCAGGGGTAAACCCACGAGCTCACGGTATTTGACAAAGATTCCACATCTGACTCCCCGACCCAGTTCGATGTACTCTTCGACTAAAACCTGATCTGAATGTTCAAACGCTGTTTTTAGGGCAGCGTCATAGTCAGCGATATTTTTGACTAAAGCTACTGCGCAAGAATTGTCAGAACTAGAATGAAATCATTTAGGATGTTTCAAAAACTGATCAATTCCATAGACTGCCATTCCTGCAGCCATACCTGGAAGCACTTCATAAATAGCACTGGACAAATCAAGTCCTAAATTCCAAATCAACGCTGTAGCAATCCCAATTCCCATCATTGCGATCGCTGTGATTAGATTGACTGGTCGCTGCCAAACTCTCAAGATTAATAAAGGACCCAAACCTGAAGCCAGAGCCGACCAAGAAAAAGTTACTAAAGCAAAGACATTGTTATTGCCAAATAAGGCCATCGCCAAAACTACTGCTGTTACAGTTAGGGTTCCTACCTTTGCCAATTTGTAGGATTGAGCTGCAGTGGGAAAAATATCTTGGGTTATGGCAGCTGAACAAGAGAGTATTTGAGAATCTGCTGTGGACATAGTGGCGGAAAACAGCCCAGCGAGCATCAATCCCACCAAAACCACTGGTAACAATTTCAACGATAGGTAAGGAAGTGCCAATTCTGGATCCCCCGAAGCCAACAAATCAGGCATCAGCACTCGCCCTGCTAAGCCAATCCCCATCGCCGAGATAGAGGTTACTAACCCCAAAGCAGCTTTGAGATTTCTGGCAAAAGCAATGTTGTCGGCTGAGTCAATTGCCATAGCACGCACCATAATGTGGGGTTGTCCCACCACACCAAAACCAGCTACTACCCAACCGATAAAGAAAGGTGCAAATCCCCATGGTTGCTGAGAAGAATTCCAGTTGATTAAGGCTGGATCAATGGCTGCCAAAGATTGCCACAGTTGCTCGGTTCCACCACAACTCGCAACCGCCACCACTAACAACAGTAACAAGGAACCGATCATGATTGTTGCTTGTAGGGCATCGGTCCAAATTGAGGCGCGAATTCCCCCAGAAAAGCAGTAGATAACTACAATTACTGCTCCTATAATGATGCCTAAATTATAGTTCCATCCGAACACCGCATTGAGTGCTTTGCTTCCTGCTACCAGTTGGGCTGCGGCGTAGGAACCTAGAAATATAATGATTATTATAGCAGAGATAATGGCAATTAAACGGGACCCTTTCATATTTTGACTGAGAAAGGAGGAGACGGTATCTGAAGCAGTTTCCTCAGAGAGCTGTCTCAACCGTTTGAAAATAAAATACCAAGCAAGATAGTCTCCAATTGCCCAACCAATGGTCAGCCACAGGGAGGAAATGCCTATTTTGTAGGCAAAACCGACTTGAGCGATGAACAAGAAGCCACTTTGACCAGTTGCCATTGCCGACAGTGCTGTCAGCCAAGGGTTGACATTGCGAC includes:
- a CDS encoding sodium/proline symporter, encoding MPKQVGIALTFIIFLLLFTAVGIYSATRKQNTTTDYLLASRNVNPWLTALSAMATGQSGFLFIAQVGFAYKIGISSLWLTIGWAIGDYLAWYFIFKRLRQLSEETASDTVSSFLSQNMKGSRLIAIISAIIIIIFLGSYAAAQLVAGSKALNAVFGWNYNLGIIIGAVIVVIYCFSGGIRASIWTDALQATIMIGSLLLLLVVAVASCGGTEQLWQSLAAIDPALINWNSSQQPWGFAPFFIGWVVAGFGVVGQPHIMVRAMAIDSADNIAFARNLKAALGLVTSISAMGIGLAGRVLMPDLLASGDPELALPYLSLKLLPVVLVGLMLAGLFSATMSTADSQILSCSAAITQDIFPTAAQSYKLAKVGTLTVTAVVLAMALFGNNNVFALVTFSWSALASGLGPLLILRVWQRPVNLITAIAMMGIGIATALIWNLGLDLSSAIYEVLPGMAAGMAVYGIDQFLKHPK